One Pseudomonadota bacterium genomic window, GCCAGAGAAATAGGCCTTAAGGAAGGATTACGATTTGTTTATGAGGGTAATATCCCCGGGGAGGGAGGCGAAAGCACCTACTGCCCGGCCTGTGGCGCAGAATTGATCAATCGCTATGGCTTCAGCATCCGGAGCAACAGCCTGGTTGACGGTCGCTGCGGTAAATGCGGTGAAGTCATTGAAGGAGTCTGGAGGTAAAACCATGGAAATCACTATCGTCTTTGATAATTACCCCTACAATCCAGAGCTTAAATCTCTCTGGGGGTTTTCAGCCTTTTTGCAAATCCCCAATCAGACAATACTTTTTGATACCGGCAGTAATGGGCCTGTACTTTCACGAAATATACAAACTTTAGGCTTGAATATCAAAGATATTGATACCCTTTTTATCTCTCACCCCCATTGGGATCATATAGGAGGGGTTGACTCAGTCATCGAACAAAATCCAAATTTGCATATTTTTGCGCCTGATTCGCTCTCAAAACATTTGCTCCGTGATTTGAGAAATCATGTTCAGAATGTAACCATTATCGACTACCAGGCAACCCAACTTTTTGACCATGTATACTCAACCGGAGTCATGGACGAAGATCTCATCGGCGAACAATCAATGGTCATCGATACAAAGGGAGGTCTGGTCGTCATCACCGGTTGTGCTCATCCCGGCATTGTCAATATAGCCAGAAAAGCCAGGCAGATGTTAGATAAAGAAATCCTTCTCTTAATGGGAGGATTTCATCTGCTGAATGATAATCCTACGGCGATACAAAAAGTGATACATTCTCTACAAAATTCAGCGGTCAATTATGTCTGCCCGACTCACTGCAGCGGTGACCTGGCCAAAAAAATGTTTAAAGAAAGTTTTAAGGAAAAATATATTGAGGGAGGAGTGGGGGCAAAAGTAAAGCTGACAGATGCCGTCTTCAACCCATTGTGAAGAGGAACCAAAAGCCCCAATAAAACGGCTGAAGCTTCAAACAAAACCACAAAAACCGAAGGATTATTCGCCCGTCGAATGAATTCCTTCGGAAAGCATGGCTGAACTGCCGGTCACCCCGGCAGCTATAAACTTGGTAAACGCAATCAAGGCATTGCCAGCCAGCGCCGCGTAGATAACCTTTTTGGAAGAAAATTCCATTGGTTTCCTTATTGTCCAGCTAAAAGTAAAAGGCTGAAATCCGCATAGATTTCAGCCTTTCCTTACAACAAGAATCTCATACAAAAACTACTTGCTGGATAGTTTCCGCAACAGTTTGATGGTACCCGGATTCAGCTGCCCATTTTCAGGCAAACCATAATCCTTTTGAAAAGCAGAAACTGCCGCACGAGTATTTTTTCCCGCCAGACCATCAGGGGTGCCGGTATTATAGCCGAGAGAATTCAACATCCCCTGCATTTCCTTAACCACCGCCCGCCCGGGACCCGCAGGTGCCGCTGCCGGAGTCGCCGCCCTGGCATTTCCGCCATAATGGTAAAATTTTTGCGGGGTCTTACTCACAATAAATTCAACCGCTTTATTAATAACCTGCCTGAGTGCTTTTTCTTTGGGGGTATTTTTCCAGCCACCTAAAGCACCACCCAAAGCACCACCGCCCCAATAACCACCCAGGGCGCCACCAAGATTTACATCCGTAGATGATCCCTCAACGCTGGTAGCCGCTAAAATCCGCGATGTCCTGGCATCAATAACCCGAAGATCAATGGCCATATGCGCTTTTTTAAAACCACCGGTAATCGCTCCGAGAATTCCGCCGCCACCACCGCCCAAGGCACCACGAGCACCTGAGGCCCCGGGATCAAATTCAGTTACAGCCGCAACCACCAGCAGCTCAGCTCCTTCAATTTCACCGATCGCCGCTTCGGTACCTTTTTTAATTCTTCCTGAAGCCCCAAGATCCTGTTCAGAAAGCACATTATCAAGGGTTTGACGCTCCAAAACAATGAATCGATTGGTACTAAATAAGGCGGTTACCAACTGATCCGCCATTCCGGTTCCAATGTGCGGATTCCACCAGCCTCCCATATTCCCGGCTTTGTTTTTGAACTGAGCGACTGCTATCCTGGCCTTAGGGCCATTATAGCTTTCGGCCCGAGCTTCCCCCATGGAAGGGGAATCCTGACCGGAAGTAACTGTTGTTGTCGTTCCCGGGGTAACGCAACCTACAAACAACATGCTACAAAATAATACAGTAAAAACACCTAATCCGCAGCCCAATAATTTATTTATAGCTTTCATCTTCTCCCCTTTCACCCGACTTTCCCTCTGATAATTTAGAAAGTATTTGTAAGAATAAACAGATAAAAGATATTCTCGACAAACAGATTAAATACTTAAGCAAAAATAACGATTAATATTTTTAACATCCTGTTTTATCAACTGTCAAGCAAAATCAAGGGATATATTACCTGGTTCGGGAACGTTTGATACCCTGTTTATCCATTTTGTACCGTAAAACCCGCTCACTGATCCCCAAACTTTCAGCCGCCCTGGTTTGTATCCAATCCACCTTTTCTAAAGCCGCCAGGATCATTTCCCGCTCCGCGATAGTGAGTTTTTCATCCAGCGTTCCCGAAACCATATTCTGATAATGACGTATTTCAGCAGGTACATCTGCCGGCCTGATAACAGCACCCCGGGTAAACGTTACCAGCCGCTGGACAATATGTTCGAGCTCCCTGATATTGCCCGGATAGGAATATTTAATCAAAATATCCCTGGTCTCAGGAAGAAATTCTATCATCTTCTGCCCACCATAACGGGTAGCAAACAAATCAAGCAGGCTGGAAATATCCTCACGCCGGCTTCTTAGCGGTGGAATCTCAATTTCAAAGGCATTGATCCGATAATATAAATCCTCACGGAAAGAACCGTCCTGAACCATCTTTTTAAGATCACGATTGCTGGCGGCAATTACCCGCACATCCACCTCAATATCCTTTTCCCCACCTACCCTAACAATTTTCTTTTCCTGCAGCGCCCGCAGCAGTTTGGGCTGCAAGCTCAAAGGTAATTCACCAATTTCATCAAGAAAAAGGCTGCCCTGCTGCGCCAACTCAAAGCGACCGCGACGACGGCCGGATGCCCCGGTAAAGGCTCCTTTTTCATGGCCGAAAAGCTCACTCTCAAATAAATTTTCCGGGATAGCGGCACAATTTACTTCCACAAAAGGTCCATCACGCCTGGGACTTAATAAATGAATCAGCCGTGCCATCAATTCTTTGCCGGTCCCGGTCTCCCCTTTGATTAATACTGACCAGGGTGTCGGAGCCACCCTTCTGGCCAGCGATATGGTCTCTTTCATCAGTGGGCTATTGGCGACAATGCTGATCGGCAATGGGCTCTCCTCTACTGACTTCTCAGCTTCTTTGACATCATGAACCACCTGAACGTCCTGCTCTATTTTACGAATTTTGGTCAGTAAAGTTTCCAGGTTGACTGGCTTGGAAAGAAAATCATCAGCGCCCAGTTTCATCACCTTTACGGCCGTATCCACATCTCCATAGGCAGTAATCATCAGTGCCCTGATTTCAGGATTCAGCTCTTTCATCCGGGCCAGAACTTCATCACCCGTCATGCCCGGCATTTTATGATCCAGAAGGACCAGGGAAACCGGCGTTACCGCAAAAATTTCTAGCGCTCGTAGACCATCGGCAGAGGTCACAACCTCATATCCCTGATTGGCCAGAAACCCCTGCAACAGATCCCGCTGAACTTTTTCATCATCAACCAACAAAATTTTCATTTCCAGCCCTGCAATTCCAAAATGTTATCAGTCGATACGTGGCAAAACAATGGTAAGCTTAAAAAGATGTTCGGGAGTAAGTACCGCCCGAACCGTTCCCCCATGGGCCTTGATAATCTTTTTCGTAATCGCCAGACCCAGACCGGTTCCCCTGGTTCTCAAGGTCACATAGGGAGAAAATATTCTGTCCATTTCTTTCAACTCCGGAATGTCACCTGGATTAGTCACAACCAGCAAGGCCGTGGTGCCAGTTTTTTTGAGCCTGACCGTAATGCGACCTCCATGAGGCTGCGCCTCGGAAGCATTCCTCAATACATTTTCTAAAACCTGAGCCAGAAGATTTTTATCTCCCGAGACCATGATCCCCACTTCCAATTCAGTAGAAAGTGAAATATCAGCCTCGACAAAGTGACTTTGATACAAGGCTGCCACGTCCCTGACCAACAAAGAAAATGCTACCGGTTCCCGGCTGATGGATTGAGGCAAACTGGCATAATGAAGCAGTCCGTCAATAATCGAATCTGTCCTTTTAATGGAATCCAGGAGTACGTCAATGAGCTGACGGTGATCAGCTGATAATTCATCGGCTTCCAAAGCCAGTCGCTGCAGGGCAATAGCCATGGCATTGAGCGGGTTCCTGATTTCATGGGCTATAGCCGCCGCGGAACGCCCCAAAGCGGCGTCTTCCCTTTGCCGGGCCAGCCGGCGGTTGTATTCCTGCTTTTCATTGATATAAGACGATTGCTGCCGATACAGCAAGTAGGACAGCAGGCCGCCAAGAAAAGCCAGGATGCTGCTGAAAATAAAAAAATCACGCCATAATCGACGTTGATTCAACCGTAATGGTTCAGCATCCAAACCAACCACCAGAGGGGTCCGGCCGAAGTTAATTGACACTTCAGCTACCATCCCCTGGTCGGTATTTTTAAAAATTACTTCGGTCGTATCCGACATTCCGTCAGCAGGATTTCCTTGATTAGCAATGGCTGAAACGTTTGACTGATTTTCAGGATGAACATAAAGGATACCGCCCAGCTTTTTCACTTCAGACAACACTTTCGACAGACCAACATTCTGGTGAAAATTTTCCAGATCTTTGGCATCAATACCCAAAACTATTTCGCTCACCAAACCTGAACCGGGAACCCGGAAAAATACCAGGTGATTTTCAGCGGAATATTGCAACCTTTTGTCTGGAATACGATCCCAAGAAGGAGCCCCGACAAGCCAACCGTCGGGGGCTGAAACCGTTTGACCGCCGTTTCTGAGCAAAGCAATTCCCTGGAGTCCACTTTCGGCGGCAAAAGCCTCCAATTCATCAACTGTAAATGGCTCAACGGAATCAAGGTATTGCACAAACTCGGCGCTATTGGCCAGAAAACGGGATACTACCCCATTAATGATATCCTCGGAAATAACCGCCCCCTTAACATGAAGGCGTACCACCCCGGCCACCAGCCTGGCATGATTTCCGGCATCAGCAACGAAAAGATTCTGGGCCTGTTTGATCTGAAAAAAGAAATATGAAACAACCAGGAAAAATAAAATCAGAAAAAAGAACACGTTCCCCTGCCACAAGGGAATTTTTGCCAACCAGAGATTTCTGGAACTGGATTTAGCGCCCTCCACGCCCACCATGTCTCCCTCCGGCATGTCCACCGAATCCCATGCCTCGCCCTTCAAAAAGTCGGCTCCTCACTCCAGTCCGATCCCAACCACCACGGGTCGGACAACTACACCAAACCTTTGGGCTTGATAACACTCCGTCACCTTTATCAAAAAAGTTCCCCTTGACGCGCACTATTTCCCCGGGTTTCAAATCAGATGGAATTCTGCCTTGTTCAAATTCAATGACTATTTGGCCTTTGCCATCTTCGAGCGGTGCCAAAACGATCTGCCTGATTTCACGATCGACAGTCACCACCTTGCCGGCAATCACCTCAACCGCCATGGCCTGGCTCCCGCAGCACATTGACAACAATGCTGTTATCGTTAAAATAGAAAGATGGCGCCACATTGGATAACGTTTCTCCGGTAATCCTCTGAATCAACAGGTGATTGGTTCCGCATCATCATAAAATCCACAAACAAATCGAATCTTGTCAACGAACGGGTCAGGGAAAGTTTGGCCCCGCGCTCATAATCATGTCGGCTGTCACCCCCCGGCGCCCGGTCATAAAGCCGCTTTAGCCACCACCCGGTCAGGGACAAGCTCCATAAATCCAGCGGCAGCCAATCAAGTCCGGCGTTCACGCCCAGACCATCAAAAGACTCAAGATCAATGGTCGAATGCAGCCGTCGATAGGAAGTACCCACGCACAGAGACAAAACCTCCGTCAATGTTTTTTCCAATGATAATTCAGCAAGATAGAGCCAATCTTCCCGATCTTCGGGTATGTTATGGGAAGTCTTTGAAGCTTGACCTGGTGATTCATCAGGTGGTGCAGATACACCATCCCTATTTCCCAGGGTCTCTGACAACAATCCATTCACTGGCATACTATTTTGCATCGGCGACAACCGATGTCCCCCCTCTCCTATCTGCACATGACCTGCAAAGGGGGTTAGCTGGTGACGATAGTTGATGTATGAAACCTGACCTTTGCAGAATAAATCAAGGGTTGGAGTAAGAAAATAGGTCGTTTCCAGACCCATATGGACAATATCTGCCTCATCTTCGCGGGAATAGTGATCACGGTACAATTCCGGGTTCACAAAAAATGTGATCAGGCCTTTCCCCTGCCAGAAGGGAGAAGTCAAATTCATCGTGAGCCCTCCGGTAAAATTATCACCGATTTCTACCATATCTCGATAACTGGCATAGGCAGAAGTCTGTAAACTGAAACTTTCGGATAAGCTGAATCGTGCTGCACTCCTAAATTGATATAAAGTAAAGAATGTTTCCTCTTCGCCTATTTCCCGGCCGGGATTATCATCATAACCCAGCGCCAATTTCGTTGAAAGATCCCAGGCAGACACCTGACAAACTGGAAAAAATAAGAGTAAAAAAAGTAGAGAGGCCGCAATCATGATGGTGATTGCGGCCTCACGAGCCCAGGTTTTATACAATAATAATACTCCTGAACATTTCAAATGGTTACCTGCATCTTACCATGTTATTGTAGACAGCTACCATCATGTAACCGCTGACCGGCACCCATGTTTCCGTCCTGGGAACCGTTGCCACCACCACCCATGGCACCACGGCGCCAGATCGGCCTTCCCTCTTCATCCCTGAGTGGAATCGTCTGCTCGCCAACGGTTACGGCAACAGCAATCAGTTTGGTACTTTCATCAATAAATGTTACTTCATAGGCTGCGATGGTTACCTCTTCTCCGACTGTCAGAGGTTCATAACCTAAGGCTTCCCATACCATAGAAGAGCCTATGCCGTAAACGGTAATAATTTCTGCTCCGTCATCAATTTTCAGCCCTGGATCACCAATGGCAGGCAACGCGGCCACTTTACCAACCACATTTACCGATTCGCCATCATAGATTGAGACCATTGGTCCGCTGCCATCAGCAAGCCCCTGCCCCCTTCCCTGACCGGCTGAAACCGGAAGTGTTCCAGCCATTACCACCATTACCACTAAAAATGTCATAGCTATTTTTTTGAAATTTCTCATTATCATCACCTGTTTTTTAATTAGAATTTAAAGATAGAAACTTTTTACTTTCTTTGACGTCCATAACCCTGGCCATTTCCTTTCCGTTCTCCCATGTGATTTTGAGATTCCGAACCAGAGCCGTAACCATGCCTATATCCCTGACCATTTCCAGAAGCATTAGCAGGTCTGCCTGAATATTGCCGTCTTTCATCAACAGGCATCGACTTAACCCTCTGTTGCCACTCATTACGGAAGGATTGACGTTCTTCTTCCGTTGAAGAAGACATGGTTCCCCGCATCTCGGCTAACTCTTCAGTAGAATACGAGCTGTAGTCAGCAGCTAAAACCGGCAGGGAAAACGTCATCGCCATGGCAATCGCCATAATCAGCATCAAACACCTCTTCATTATTTTCTCACCTCCTTTCAGAATATATTTTTCTGAGAGGAAAAGCAAGTCGCATGCCAAATAAATTTATCTATAATTTCAATTAGTTACATTAATATTGGCATAACATATTTCGACATTATCTGGAATCTTTCGACAATCTTGTCGAAAAATACACGTTAAAAGTGACCTATTTAAACCCGTCCCTCAAAGAGCAATTTCAGTACCATGGGTCGCTGAAAAACCCGCTAATCGAACACCAAAAGTGCCGAAATCAACCCCTAATTAAAGGAAAAAAATCACAGAGATAGACAACTACATTCAACATGCTGAAAGACAGATTGAGCAAATCCGAAGACGGGTTGTTGAAGGTGAAAAAATTCCACATGATGAAAAAGTCTTTTCTGTTATGTGACAATTAACTTGTCCGGACAAAGTAATTGACATTTAACACTTTTCTATCTTTGAAGAATATACCGAATGGATTAGCAAGGGCAAAGCTTGTAATTTGACATTCAGGAGT contains:
- a CDS encoding sigma-54 dependent transcriptional regulator, whose product is MKILLVDDEKVQRDLLQGFLANQGYEVVTSADGLRALEIFAVTPVSLVLLDHKMPGMTGDEVLARMKELNPEIRALMITAYGDVDTAVKVMKLGADDFLSKPVNLETLLTKIRKIEQDVQVVHDVKEAEKSVEESPLPISIVANSPLMKETISLARRVAPTPWSVLIKGETGTGKELMARLIHLLSPRRDGPFVEVNCAAIPENLFESELFGHEKGAFTGASGRRRGRFELAQQGSLFLDEIGELPLSLQPKLLRALQEKKIVRVGGEKDIEVDVRVIAASNRDLKKMVQDGSFREDLYYRINAFEIEIPPLRSRREDISSLLDLFATRYGGQKMIEFLPETRDILIKYSYPGNIRELEHIVQRLVTFTRGAVIRPADVPAEIRHYQNMVSGTLDEKLTIAEREMILAALEKVDWIQTRAAESLGISERVLRYKMDKQGIKRSRTR
- a CDS encoding MBL fold metallo-hydrolase, with the protein product MEITIVFDNYPYNPELKSLWGFSAFLQIPNQTILFDTGSNGPVLSRNIQTLGLNIKDIDTLFISHPHWDHIGGVDSVIEQNPNLHIFAPDSLSKHLLRDLRNHVQNVTIIDYQATQLFDHVYSTGVMDEDLIGEQSMVIDTKGGLVVITGCAHPGIVNIARKARQMLDKEILLLMGGFHLLNDNPTAIQKVIHSLQNSAVNYVCPTHCSGDLAKKMFKESFKEKYIEGGVGAKVKLTDAVFNPL
- a CDS encoding CsgG/HfaB family protein, with the protein product MGEARAESYNGPKARIAVAQFKNKAGNMGGWWNPHIGTGMADQLVTALFSTNRFIVLERQTLDNVLSEQDLGASGRIKKGTEAAIGEIEGAELLVVAAVTEFDPGASGARGALGGGGGGILGAITGGFKKAHMAIDLRVIDARTSRILAATSVEGSSTDVNLGGALGGYWGGGALGGALGGWKNTPKEKALRQVINKAVEFIVSKTPQKFYHYGGNARAATPAAAPAGPGRAVVKEMQGMLNSLGYNTGTPDGLAGKNTRAAVSAFQKDYGLPENGQLNPGTIKLLRKLSSK
- a CDS encoding ATP-binding protein; amino-acid sequence: MPEGDMVGVEGAKSSSRNLWLAKIPLWQGNVFFFLILFFLVVSYFFFQIKQAQNLFVADAGNHARLVAGVVRLHVKGAVISEDIINGVVSRFLANSAEFVQYLDSVEPFTVDELEAFAAESGLQGIALLRNGGQTVSAPDGWLVGAPSWDRIPDKRLQYSAENHLVFFRVPGSGLVSEIVLGIDAKDLENFHQNVGLSKVLSEVKKLGGILYVHPENQSNVSAIANQGNPADGMSDTTEVIFKNTDQGMVAEVSINFGRTPLVVGLDAEPLRLNQRRLWRDFFIFSSILAFLGGLLSYLLYRQQSSYINEKQEYNRRLARQREDAALGRSAAAIAHEIRNPLNAMAIALQRLALEADELSADHRQLIDVLLDSIKRTDSIIDGLLHYASLPQSISREPVAFSLLVRDVAALYQSHFVEADISLSTELEVGIMVSGDKNLLAQVLENVLRNASEAQPHGGRITVRLKKTGTTALLVVTNPGDIPELKEMDRIFSPYVTLRTRGTGLGLAITKKIIKAHGGTVRAVLTPEHLFKLTIVLPRID
- a CDS encoding DUF1104 domain-containing protein, with amino-acid sequence MKRCLMLIMAIAMAMTFSLPVLAADYSSYSTEELAEMRGTMSSSTEEERQSFRNEWQQRVKSMPVDERRQYSGRPANASGNGQGYRHGYGSGSESQNHMGERKGNGQGYGRQRK